One window of the Pseudomonas lurida genome contains the following:
- a CDS encoding TolC family protein produces the protein MPIRARTLLWSIVVLLTTAQGVGAQPLTLDAALQTAFANNPDLAAAQWEIGIAEGARQQAGLIPNPVASWDAEDTRSSTRTTTVKLSQTLELGGKRSARIDVASRAQDAAALTLAQRRNALRADVIDNYYGALRAQERLDLAQRSMNVAERGLAVANGRVTAGKTSPVEATRAQVQLSEMRLELNRAQIGLTDAYRRLATSTGSAVTDFQAVAGQNQLTPALPPVAHLLARLEQTAELRLAELSILQNEASVGLEKAQRIPDLDVSIGSQYDASVRERVNLVGVSMPIPLFNRNQGNVLAATRRADQARDLRNAAELRLRTETRQALDLWQTANTEVRAFNQQILPAAQSAVDSATRGFEMGKFSFLDVLDAQRTLIAARTQYLTATAQATEAWVRIERIYGDLARF, from the coding sequence ATGCCAATTCGTGCAAGAACATTGCTGTGGTCGATCGTCGTGTTGCTGACGACGGCGCAAGGGGTCGGTGCACAACCCCTGACCCTCGACGCGGCGCTGCAAACCGCTTTTGCCAACAACCCGGACCTGGCCGCCGCACAGTGGGAAATCGGCATCGCCGAAGGCGCTCGCCAACAGGCGGGCTTGATCCCCAACCCGGTCGCTTCCTGGGACGCCGAAGACACCCGCAGCAGTACGCGCACCACCACTGTGAAACTCAGCCAGACCCTGGAACTGGGTGGCAAACGCAGCGCGCGCATCGATGTGGCGAGTCGCGCACAGGACGCCGCCGCCCTGACCTTGGCGCAGCGCCGCAATGCCTTGCGTGCCGACGTCATCGACAACTACTACGGGGCCCTGCGCGCCCAGGAGCGCCTTGACCTGGCGCAGCGTTCAATGAACGTGGCCGAGCGCGGACTGGCCGTCGCCAACGGCCGTGTCACCGCAGGCAAAACCTCGCCGGTGGAAGCGACTCGCGCGCAGGTGCAATTGTCGGAAATGCGCCTGGAGTTGAACCGCGCGCAAATTGGCCTCACCGACGCCTATCGCCGCCTGGCCACCAGCACCGGCAGCGCCGTAACGGATTTCCAGGCCGTCGCTGGCCAAAACCAACTCACTCCCGCCTTGCCGCCAGTCGCCCACCTGTTGGCGCGCCTTGAGCAGACTGCCGAACTGCGCCTGGCCGAGCTGAGCATCCTGCAAAACGAAGCCAGCGTCGGCCTGGAAAAAGCCCAGCGCATTCCCGACCTCGACGTGTCCATCGGCAGCCAATACGACGCCAGCGTGCGCGAGCGCGTGAACCTGGTGGGCGTGTCGATGCCAATCCCGCTGTTCAACCGCAATCAGGGCAACGTGCTGGCAGCGACTCGCCGCGCCGACCAGGCGCGCGACCTGCGCAACGCCGCCGAACTGCGCCTGCGCACCGAAACCCGACAGGCCCTCGACCTGTGGCAAACCGCCAATACCGAAGTGCGCGCCTTCAACCAGCAGATCCTGCCCGCCGCCCAAAGTGCAGTGGACAGCGCCACTCGCGGTTTCGAGATGGGCAAGTTCAGTTTCCTCGACGTGCTCGACGCTCAGCGCACCCTCATTGCGGCCCGCACCCAGTACCTCACGGCCACCGCCCAGGCCACTGAGGCCTGGGTGCGTATCGAACGGATCTACGGCGACCTCGCCCGGTTTTGA
- a CDS encoding GntT/GntP/DsdX family permease: protein MALSTAAWMVQDTRLMFCVLLAIASIIVLISATKLPPFLSILIGTFIAGVGAGLPPEEVAKAFSKGAGAILGEAGIIIALGSMLGALMAESGAADRIATTLLGLGKGRSLPWVMALVAMVIGLPLFFEVGLVMMVPIIFVMAKRSNQPLLKIAIPALAGMTTLHALMPPHPGPLIAVGALHADLGLTMLLGFCLAVPAVILAGPLYGNWLSKRLHVDEPADIGALFSAPPKAPRQPSFGVSLLIILLPVILMLGSTLAKVALPAESTVGLTLKFLGEPLIALGLAVIAAVICLGWAAGMPRADVGNTLRKALAPIAVLLLTIGAGGGLKQTLLDAGVSQTISKVAEGAHMPYLLLAWLIAVALRQATGSATVATTTTAGILAPMMAGLAATQSSLVALAIGAGSVFFCHVNDAGFWMVREYFGLQLKQTIWVWSVLQTIVSVVGLVGTLLLWHFLT from the coding sequence TTGGCGTTATCGACTGCTGCGTGGATGGTTCAAGACACCCGCCTCATGTTCTGCGTATTACTGGCGATCGCCAGCATCATCGTGCTGATCAGCGCGACCAAGTTGCCGCCGTTCCTGTCGATCCTGATCGGCACCTTTATCGCCGGCGTGGGCGCAGGCCTGCCGCCAGAAGAGGTGGCCAAGGCGTTCAGTAAAGGCGCGGGGGCGATCCTCGGTGAAGCCGGGATCATCATCGCGCTGGGCTCGATGCTCGGTGCGCTGATGGCGGAATCCGGCGCGGCTGACCGCATTGCCACCACGCTGCTCGGGTTGGGCAAGGGCAGGTCATTACCGTGGGTGATGGCGCTGGTCGCCATGGTGATCGGCTTACCGCTGTTCTTCGAAGTGGGCCTGGTGATGATGGTGCCGATCATCTTTGTGATGGCCAAACGTTCGAACCAGCCGCTGCTGAAAATTGCCATACCGGCGCTGGCCGGCATGACCACCTTGCACGCCCTGATGCCACCGCATCCGGGGCCGTTGATTGCGGTCGGCGCGTTGCACGCCGACCTGGGCCTGACCATGTTGCTGGGCTTCTGCCTGGCGGTGCCGGCAGTGATCCTGGCGGGCCCGCTCTACGGTAACTGGCTGTCCAAACGCCTTCACGTAGATGAACCGGCCGACATCGGCGCGCTGTTCAGCGCACCGCCCAAGGCACCGCGCCAGCCGAGTTTTGGCGTGTCGTTGCTGATTATTCTGTTGCCGGTGATTCTGATGCTGGGCAGCACCCTGGCCAAGGTCGCGCTGCCGGCCGAAAGCACGGTTGGCCTGACCTTGAAGTTCCTCGGCGAACCGCTGATCGCCCTCGGCCTGGCCGTGATCGCCGCCGTAATCTGCCTGGGCTGGGCCGCCGGCATGCCGCGCGCCGACGTCGGCAACACCCTGCGCAAAGCCCTCGCCCCCATCGCCGTATTGCTGCTGACCATCGGCGCCGGCGGTGGCCTCAAGCAAACCCTGCTGGACGCCGGCGTCAGCCAGACCATCAGCAAGGTCGCCGAAGGCGCACACATGCCCTACCTGCTACTGGCGTGGTTGATTGCCGTTGCGTTGCGCCAAGCCACCGGCTCGGCCACCGTCGCTACCACCACGACCGCAGGCATCCTTGCGCCGATGATGGCGGGGTTGGCGGCGACACAAAGCTCATTGGTAGCGCTGGCGATCGGTGCCGGCTCGGTGTTCTTCTGCCACGTCAACGACGCCGGGTTCTGGATGGTGCGTGAGTACTTTGGCTTGCAGTTGAAGCAGACGATCTGGGTATGGTCGGTGCTGCAGACCATTGTGTCGGTCGTGGGGCTGGTGGGTACGCTGCTGCTCTGGCACTTCTTGACTTGA
- a CDS encoding cation diffusion facilitator family transporter gives MSAGHSHAKVRAGHERLLWLALGLTGSFMIAEVIGAFITGSLALLSDAAHMMTDALALGISLVAIQVAKRAADRKRTFGYARFEILAAAFNALLLFVVAFYILYEAYQRLQAPAEIQSTGMLVIAVLGLIVNLISMRLLSAASGESLNVKGAYLEVWSDMLGSIGVIIAALVILYTGWGWVDSLVAAAIGFWVLPRTWTLLKESLNVLLQGVPDGIDIDQVEQAIRGVPGIKDVHDLHIWALTSGKNVLSTHLVMDSALSTEQHILTQVTELLHEQFDISHATIQVEGDGFAHDEHDEVHA, from the coding sequence ATGAGCGCAGGACACAGCCACGCCAAGGTACGCGCCGGCCATGAACGTCTGTTATGGCTCGCCCTCGGCCTGACCGGCAGCTTCATGATTGCCGAGGTCATTGGTGCATTCATCACGGGTAGCTTGGCGCTGTTGTCCGACGCTGCGCACATGATGACCGACGCCCTGGCCCTGGGCATTTCCCTGGTGGCCATCCAGGTGGCCAAGCGCGCCGCCGACCGTAAGCGCACCTTCGGCTATGCGCGGTTCGAAATCCTCGCGGCGGCGTTCAATGCGCTGCTGTTGTTCGTTGTCGCGTTCTACATCCTCTACGAGGCGTATCAGCGCCTGCAGGCGCCCGCCGAGATACAGTCCACCGGCATGCTGGTGATTGCCGTGCTGGGGCTTATCGTCAACCTGATTTCCATGCGGCTGTTGAGCGCCGCCAGCGGCGAAAGCCTGAATGTGAAGGGCGCCTACCTGGAGGTCTGGAGCGATATGCTCGGCTCCATCGGCGTGATCATCGCGGCGCTGGTGATCCTTTACACAGGCTGGGGCTGGGTCGACTCGTTGGTTGCGGCAGCCATTGGTTTCTGGGTGTTGCCCCGTACCTGGACGTTGCTCAAGGAAAGCCTGAATGTGCTGCTGCAAGGCGTACCGGACGGCATTGATATCGACCAGGTGGAGCAGGCCATTCGCGGTGTGCCTGGGATCAAGGATGTACACGACCTGCATATCTGGGCGCTCACCAGTGGCAAGAATGTGCTGAGCACCCACCTGGTGATGGATTCGGCGCTCAGCACCGAACAACACATCCTCACCCAGGTGACGGAACTGCTGCATGAACAATTCGACATTTCCCACGCGACCATCCAGGTCGAAGGCGACGGCTTTGCCCATGACGAACATGACGAGGTGCATGCCTGA
- a CDS encoding SET domain-containing protein, translating into MKTQAMDKAKTAVSECLYPFKSKLGQGGYPSSEQFEVVRDTSGMGARIKTRVAFDSRICIARISGYALSERRVHTLQLSPRIHLYDCWFSGLFSHSCEPNVFLDLHYLEVWALHEIRAGTLLTMDVATTEDVLSRQFACQCGELNCRGWITGHDEPLNAEGQAFMAQWRERKRR; encoded by the coding sequence ATGAAGACTCAAGCCATGGATAAGGCTAAAACTGCTGTGAGTGAATGCCTTTACCCTTTCAAGTCCAAGCTCGGACAAGGCGGCTACCCTTCGAGCGAGCAATTCGAGGTTGTGCGAGACACCAGCGGCATGGGTGCACGGATCAAGACGCGTGTGGCCTTCGACAGCCGCATATGCATCGCCAGGATCTCCGGCTACGCCCTGAGCGAGCGACGCGTGCACACCTTGCAGTTGTCACCCCGTATCCACCTCTACGACTGTTGGTTCAGTGGGCTGTTCTCACACTCGTGTGAACCGAACGTGTTTCTCGACCTGCACTACCTGGAAGTCTGGGCGCTGCATGAAATCCGTGCAGGCACGCTGCTGACCATGGACGTTGCGACCACCGAAGACGTGCTGTCCCGGCAGTTCGCCTGCCAATGTGGCGAACTGAACTGCCGGGGCTGGATTACCGGCCACGATGAGCCATTGAACGCCGAGGGACAGGCGTTCATGGCCCAGTGGCGCGAGCGCAAACGCCGTTAG
- the acpA gene encoding acid phosphatase has protein sequence MSDDHEDRPASDSEAQPPVDTSRRRFLGGAAVLGVGATLTGCGNTSEAPGKPVARPLTPQELDKALHDQVKTVVVIYAENRSFNNLFADFPGVEKPLSALSAADTQQRDRDGSVLTTLPPAWGGVLQVGPQTVDGVTYPSEVQFQENLPNAPFALKGPNAEDLPLSLVTRDLWHVFYQNQMQINGGKNDGFVAWADSGGLVMGHYAQSRYSLRLWDVAKEFVLCDNFFQGAFGGSFLNHQYLISATAPFYPNAAQSVAKAQIATLQSDDPADPRLKPLDKSPASAMSGPPQFGPSALTPDGYGVNTLAPPYWPTWIRDPENPDYSKPDLPNVLVPQTHEHIGDKLSKKNIDWAWYAGAWQATLDQFKDSGGIPKIPNFQYHHQPFNYFKQQGPQNRAERDKRLRDGGLGDESSTNRFFADAEAGKLPAVTFYKPQGNLNMHAGYADVASGDRHIARALKVLQESPQWNNMVVVVTVDENGGWWDHVAPPKGDRWGPGTRVPALVVSPFARKGTVDHTVYDTASILRLITRVFQLETLDGLKQRDDAMIARGQKPMGDLSNALQFNR, from the coding sequence ATGAGTGACGATCACGAAGACCGCCCCGCCTCCGACTCCGAAGCGCAACCGCCCGTAGACACCAGCCGCCGGCGTTTCCTGGGGGGCGCGGCGGTATTGGGGGTCGGTGCGACCTTGACTGGTTGCGGCAATACCAGCGAGGCACCGGGCAAACCGGTGGCGCGGCCGCTCACGCCGCAGGAATTGGACAAGGCCTTGCACGACCAGGTGAAAACCGTGGTGGTGATCTATGCCGAGAACCGCAGCTTCAACAACCTGTTTGCCGACTTCCCCGGTGTGGAGAAACCGCTGTCGGCACTGTCGGCCGCCGACACCCAGCAACGCGACCGCGACGGCAGCGTGCTGACTACCCTGCCCCCGGCCTGGGGTGGCGTGCTACAGGTCGGCCCACAAACGGTGGACGGGGTGACCTACCCCAGCGAAGTCCAATTCCAGGAAAACCTCCCCAACGCGCCGTTCGCCCTCAAGGGCCCGAACGCCGAAGACTTGCCCCTGAGCCTGGTCACTCGCGACTTGTGGCACGTGTTCTATCAAAACCAGATGCAGATCAACGGCGGCAAGAACGACGGTTTCGTCGCCTGGGCCGATTCCGGTGGCCTGGTGATGGGCCATTACGCCCAGAGCCGCTACTCCCTGCGATTGTGGGACGTGGCCAAGGAGTTCGTGCTCTGCGATAACTTCTTCCAGGGTGCGTTCGGTGGCTCGTTCCTCAACCATCAGTACCTGATCAGCGCCACCGCGCCGTTCTACCCGAATGCCGCGCAATCGGTGGCCAAGGCCCAGATCGCCACGCTGCAAAGCGATGACCCTGCCGACCCGCGCCTCAAGCCACTGGACAAGTCTCCTGCCAGCGCCATGAGTGGCCCGCCGCAGTTCGGTCCCAGTGCCTTGACCCCGGATGGTTACGGCGTGAATACCCTGGCCCCGCCCTATTGGCCGACCTGGATCCGCGACCCGGAAAACCCGGATTACTCCAAGCCCGACCTGCCCAACGTGCTGGTGCCGCAAACCCACGAGCACATCGGTGACAAGCTGTCGAAAAAGAACATCGATTGGGCGTGGTACGCCGGTGCATGGCAAGCGACCCTGGACCAGTTCAAGGATTCGGGCGGTATCCCGAAGATTCCGAACTTCCAGTATCACCACCAACCGTTCAACTACTTCAAGCAACAAGGTCCGCAGAATCGGGCCGAGCGTGATAAGCGCCTGCGCGATGGCGGTTTGGGTGACGAATCAAGCACCAACCGGTTCTTTGCCGATGCCGAGGCCGGCAAGCTGCCCGCCGTGACCTTCTACAAACCCCAAGGCAACCTGAACATGCACGCGGGCTATGCCGACGTGGCCTCGGGTGACCGCCATATCGCGCGTGCCTTGAAGGTGCTGCAAGAGAGCCCGCAGTGGAACAATATGGTGGTCGTGGTGACCGTCGATGAGAACGGCGGTTGGTGGGACCACGTGGCACCGCCCAAGGGCGACCGTTGGGGCCCGGGTACGCGCGTCCCGGCGCTTGTGGTGTCGCCGTTCGCCCGCAAAGGCACGGTCGACCATACGGTGTATGACACCGCATCGATCCTGCGCCTGATCACCCGGGTATTCCAACTGGAGACCCTGGATGGCCTCAAGCAACGCGATGACGCAATGATCGCCCGTGGCCAGAAACCCATGGGCGACTTGAGCAACGCCTTGCAGTTCAACCGGTAG
- a CDS encoding energy transducer TonB, whose translation MQVVNWLPRTELPFAAPSRPELLQAPEPYEAFESSGEEAAAPVAVVKPTPQTRPVVERGKIEVPRPAPVAKAAKVVEEPAAVVKAPVVPPPRFALQLLRAGRCLLLVELPTGERFQTRDPAYMLLKDMLRAAGLPDSPQIVGDPVRWPLLVRGTMDQGPEAARDFVQGFVSARLEDEPCVCLWLIGLPAVRFAGEANAEAWYRELQVESLGAVWALPGLELLMEEPQRKADVWQAMRRLMARWKTTDE comes from the coding sequence CCCGAGCTGTTGCAGGCGCCCGAGCCCTATGAGGCGTTCGAGTCCTCGGGTGAGGAGGCGGCCGCGCCGGTAGCAGTGGTCAAACCCACCCCGCAAACGCGTCCGGTCGTCGAACGGGGTAAGATCGAAGTGCCGCGCCCCGCGCCCGTGGCCAAGGCAGCCAAGGTGGTCGAAGAGCCTGCTGCGGTGGTCAAGGCGCCGGTGGTGCCGCCTCCGCGTTTCGCCCTGCAATTGCTGCGAGCCGGGCGTTGCCTGCTACTGGTGGAATTGCCAACCGGCGAACGTTTCCAGACCCGCGACCCCGCCTACATGCTGCTCAAGGACATGCTGCGCGCCGCCGGCCTGCCCGACAGCCCACAGATCGTCGGCGACCCGGTGCGCTGGCCGTTGCTGGTACGCGGCACCATGGACCAGGGCCCGGAAGCTGCGCGGGATTTTGTGCAAGGCTTTGTGTCGGCGCGCTTGGAAGATGAACCCTGCGTGTGTCTGTGGCTGATCGGCTTGCCCGCTGTGCGGTTTGCCGGCGAAGCCAATGCCGAAGCCTGGTACCGCGAACTCCAGGTCGAAAGCCTGGGGGCGGTGTGGGCCCTGCCGGGCCTGGAATTATTAATGGAAGAGCCACAGCGTAAGGCTGATGTCTGGCAAGCCATGCGCCGGCTGATGGCGCGCTGGAAAACAACCGATGAGTGA
- a CDS encoding MFS transporter has protein sequence MTATSSPQAQRFSRSDYKTLGLAALGGALEIYDFIIFVFFALTLSQLFFPPEMPEWLRLLQSFGIFVTGYLARPLGGILMAHFADHLGRKRVFSLSILMMALPCLLIGIMPTYAQIGYFAPLILLALRVLQGAAVGGEVPSAWTFVAEHAPTNHRGYALGFLQAGLTFGYLLGALTATLLAQMFTPAEILDYAWRFPFLLGGVFGVIGVWLRRWLSETPVFLEMQARRQAAAELPLRTVLRDHRAVLLPAMILTCVLTSAVVVLVVITPTMMQKTFGMSPSHTFALSALGIVFLNIGCVLAGLLVDRIGAWRAVLVYSLLLPVGIALLYASLISGGVWLGAAYAVAGLSCGVVGAVPSVMVGLFPAQVRVSGISFTYNIAYALWASTTPLLLIALMPTRPWICVGYCVVMGAVGVASVALFGKRHTLAA, from the coding sequence ATGACTGCCACCTCTTCCCCACAGGCGCAGCGTTTTTCCCGCTCCGACTACAAAACCCTGGGCTTGGCCGCCCTGGGCGGGGCGCTGGAAATCTACGACTTCATTATCTTCGTGTTTTTTGCGCTGACCTTGAGCCAGCTGTTCTTCCCGCCGGAAATGCCCGAGTGGCTGCGCCTGCTGCAAAGCTTCGGCATCTTCGTCACCGGCTACCTGGCACGCCCACTGGGCGGCATCCTGATGGCGCACTTTGCCGATCACTTGGGGCGCAAGCGCGTGTTCAGCCTGAGCATCCTGATGATGGCGTTGCCCTGCCTGCTCATCGGGATCATGCCCACCTACGCGCAAATCGGTTATTTCGCGCCCCTGATCCTGCTGGCGCTGCGCGTGCTGCAGGGCGCCGCGGTGGGCGGTGAAGTGCCCAGTGCCTGGACCTTCGTCGCCGAACACGCCCCGACCAACCACCGTGGCTACGCCCTGGGCTTCCTGCAGGCCGGCCTGACCTTCGGCTACCTGCTCGGCGCGCTCACCGCGACCCTGCTGGCGCAAATGTTCACCCCCGCAGAAATCCTCGACTACGCCTGGCGCTTTCCCTTCCTGCTCGGCGGCGTGTTCGGTGTGATCGGCGTGTGGCTGCGCCGCTGGCTCAGCGAAACCCCGGTATTCCTCGAAATGCAGGCCCGCCGCCAGGCCGCAGCCGAACTGCCATTGCGCACCGTACTGCGCGACCACCGCGCGGTGTTGCTGCCGGCGATGATCCTCACGTGTGTGCTCACCTCGGCTGTGGTGGTGCTCGTCGTCATCACACCAACCATGATGCAGAAAACCTTCGGCATGAGCCCCAGCCACACCTTCGCCCTGAGCGCCCTGGGCATTGTGTTCCTGAACATCGGCTGCGTCCTGGCTGGCCTGCTGGTCGACCGCATCGGCGCGTGGCGCGCGGTGCTGGTCTACAGCCTGTTGCTGCCGGTCGGGATTGCGCTGCTGTACGCCAGCCTGATCAGCGGCGGCGTCTGGCTGGGGGCGGCGTATGCCGTGGCGGGCCTGAGTTGCGGTGTGGTGGGCGCGGTGCCGTCGGTGATGGTCGGCCTGTTCCCGGCGCAGGTGCGGGTGTCGGGGATTTCCTTCACCTACAACATTGCCTACGCGCTGTGGGCAAGCACGACGCCGTTGCTGCTGATTGCGCTGATGCCCACCCGCCCGTGGATTTGCGTGGGCTATTGCGTGGTGATGGGGGCGGTGGGCGTGGCGAGTGTGGCGTTGTTTGGTAAGCGCCACACGTTGGCTGCCTAG
- the can gene encoding carbonate dehydratase, whose amino-acid sequence MNELQDLLDNNERWADAIKQEDPEFFAKLARQQTPEYLWIGCSDARVPANEIVGMLPGDLFVHRNVANVVLHTDLNCLSVIQYAVDVLKVKHILVTGHYGCGGVRASMQDRQFGLIDGWLRTIRDLYYENRDVLAQLPTEEERVDRLCELNVIQQVANVGHTSIVQNAWHRGQSLSIHGCIYGIKDGRWKSLNTTISGFEQLPPQYRLRPLGEA is encoded by the coding sequence ATGAACGAACTACAAGACCTGCTTGACAACAATGAACGCTGGGCGGACGCGATCAAACAGGAAGATCCCGAATTCTTCGCCAAGCTCGCCCGCCAGCAGACCCCGGAATACCTGTGGATCGGTTGCTCCGATGCCCGGGTACCGGCCAACGAGATCGTCGGCATGCTGCCCGGTGATCTGTTCGTGCACCGTAACGTGGCCAACGTCGTGTTGCACACCGACCTCAACTGCCTGTCGGTGATCCAGTACGCGGTGGACGTGCTCAAGGTCAAACACATCCTTGTCACTGGCCACTATGGCTGTGGCGGCGTGCGCGCCTCGATGCAGGACCGTCAGTTCGGTCTGATCGACGGCTGGTTGCGCACCATTCGCGACCTCTACTACGAAAACCGCGACGTGCTGGCCCAGTTGCCGACTGAAGAAGAGCGCGTCGACCGTCTGTGCGAGCTGAACGTGATCCAGCAAGTGGCCAATGTCGGTCATACCAGCATTGTGCAAAACGCCTGGCACCGCGGGCAGAGCCTGTCGATCCATGGCTGCATCTATGGCATCAAGGATGGCCGCTGGAAAAGCTTGAACACCACCATCAGTGGGTTCGAGCAGTTGCCGCCGCAATATCGCCTGCGTCCGTTGGGTGAAGCCTAA
- a CDS encoding short-chain fatty acid transporter has product MADAIEESRYARFALRCSNFAERWFPDSWVFAALAVIIVAVATLGMGAAPTEAAKAFGDGFWSLIPFTMQMAFVVIGGYVVASSPPAVKLIDRLARIPKNGRSAVAWVALISMVASLLNWGLSLVFGGLLVRALARRTDLRMDYRAAGAAAYLGLGAVWALGLSSSAAQLQANPASLPPSILSITGVIPFTDTIFLWQSGVLLLALIVVSLIIAYATAPGPNSARDAKACGVDPAFNLPKLQAPTRPGEWLEHSPLLTILLALLAAGWLFHEFSTKPAISAISGLNTYNFLFIMVGALLHWRPRSFLDAVARAVPTTTGVLIQFPLYGSIAALMTVVKGGDGQTLAHHISTFFTSIASHDTYALLMGVYSAVLGFFIPSGGGKWIIEAPYVMQVANDLQYHLGWAVQIYNAAEALPNLINPFYMLPLLGVLGLKARDLIGFSFVQLLVHTPLVLFLLWALGTTLKYLPPVMP; this is encoded by the coding sequence GTGGCCGATGCTATCGAAGAAAGCCGCTATGCCCGATTTGCCCTGCGCTGTTCCAACTTCGCCGAACGCTGGTTTCCAGACTCCTGGGTGTTTGCCGCACTTGCCGTGATCATCGTCGCCGTCGCGACCCTGGGCATGGGCGCCGCACCGACCGAAGCCGCCAAAGCTTTTGGCGACGGGTTCTGGAGCCTTATCCCGTTCACCATGCAGATGGCCTTCGTGGTGATCGGGGGCTATGTGGTGGCCAGCTCGCCGCCTGCGGTGAAACTGATCGACCGCCTGGCGCGTATCCCGAAGAACGGCCGCTCAGCCGTGGCCTGGGTGGCGTTGATCTCCATGGTCGCCTCACTGCTGAACTGGGGCCTGTCCCTGGTGTTTGGCGGCCTGCTGGTGCGGGCACTGGCACGTCGCACGGATTTGCGCATGGACTATCGCGCGGCCGGTGCGGCCGCGTACCTGGGCCTGGGTGCCGTGTGGGCATTGGGGCTGTCGTCGTCGGCGGCACAGTTGCAGGCCAACCCAGCCAGCCTGCCACCGTCGATTCTGTCGATCACGGGCGTGATCCCGTTCACGGACACCATCTTCCTGTGGCAATCCGGCGTGTTGTTGCTGGCGTTGATCGTGGTGTCGCTGATCATCGCCTACGCCACCGCCCCCGGCCCGAACAGCGCTCGCGATGCCAAGGCCTGCGGGGTCGACCCAGCGTTCAACCTGCCCAAGCTGCAAGCCCCTACGCGCCCGGGTGAATGGCTGGAACACAGCCCGCTGCTCACCATTCTGTTGGCGTTGCTGGCGGCCGGCTGGCTGTTCCATGAGTTCTCGACCAAGCCGGCGATTAGCGCCATCTCAGGGCTGAACACCTATAACTTCCTGTTCATCATGGTCGGGGCCCTGTTGCACTGGCGCCCGCGCAGCTTCCTCGATGCGGTCGCCCGCGCAGTGCCAACCACCACCGGCGTGCTGATCCAGTTCCCGCTCTACGGCTCGATTGCTGCGCTGATGACCGTCGTCAAAGGGGGCGACGGCCAGACTCTGGCGCACCATATCTCGACCTTCTTCACCTCCATCGCCTCCCACGACACCTACGCGTTGCTGATGGGCGTGTACTCGGCGGTGTTGGGCTTCTTCATCCCATCGGGCGGTGGCAAGTGGATCATCGAAGCGCCTTACGTGATGCAAGTGGCCAATGACCTGCAATACCACCTGGGCTGGGCGGTGCAGATCTACAACGCCGCCGAGGCGCTGCCAAACCTGATCAACCCGTTCTACATGCTGCCATTGCTGGGAGTATTGGGCTTGAAGGCCCGGGACTTGATCGGTTTTTCGTTCGTGCAATTGCTGGTGCACACGCCGCTGGTGCTGTTCCTGCTGTGGGCGCTGGGGACGACGTTGAAGTATTTGCCGCCAGTGATGCCCTGA
- the rimI gene encoding ribosomal protein S18-alanine N-acetyltransferase — protein sequence MSEALSFRPMTEADLDAVLKIEYAAFSHPWTRGIFLDGLGKYQIWLMFEGEQQVGHGVVQIILDEAHLLNITVKPENQGRGLGLALLEHLMSRAYAANARECFLEVRDSNTGAFRLYERYGFNEIGRRRDYYPAVGGREDAVVMACTLVD from the coding sequence ATGAGTGAGGCTTTATCCTTCCGCCCGATGACCGAGGCCGACCTCGACGCCGTGCTGAAAATCGAATACGCGGCGTTCAGCCACCCTTGGACCCGTGGAATCTTCCTTGACGGACTGGGCAAGTACCAGATCTGGCTGATGTTTGAAGGTGAGCAGCAGGTGGGGCACGGAGTGGTGCAGATCATCCTCGACGAGGCTCATCTGTTGAACATCACCGTCAAGCCGGAAAACCAGGGCCGTGGCCTTGGCCTGGCGTTGCTGGAACACCTGATGTCCCGCGCCTATGCCGCCAACGCCCGGGAATGCTTCCTGGAAGTACGCGACAGCAACACTGGCGCATTTCGCTTGTATGAGCGTTATGGCTTCAATGAAATCGGCCGTCGCCGGGACTACTACCCAGCCGTAGGCGGCCGCGAAGATGCGGTCGTGATGGCCTGCACCCTCGTGGATTAA